In Archangium violaceum, the following are encoded in one genomic region:
- a CDS encoding DUF4912 domain-containing protein: protein MADLKSVTVEYLRELARKHLGRGHSKLKTKKDLLDALARLVPGLAKLAGEEEPGTAKADGTAGQSVRASVRKQVQEKVERAREKVKETRERVKGARKVPGAVSAASRTGTPEERPAQPIAPERALPGDDDEKTPVHPTPRPAEVVNFPPKPKPAGGRSSIDDEPTLTKPPAPESPPPALVDPPVHSEPPAHAEQHVHVAQHAAEPLVEGFFVARIAGEQEAFRHHLTESQRRRPVEALGSPDYDERLGELPMDYEDDTALLMPRDPHTLFVCWDFSAEARRRALDGLVSPRAVLRVYDDSDVLVRVIDVALESRSYYIHGLPPGRPYRVEAHFVGVSGRSRRIGHSSNRIFLPPAGPSEDTSVRLLRMPPVVAPKTSVEAVAATAPTRTADVEEREYITWRRVALPGSGGFEDIPERHRERVGPGGPGAPGEGAPEQEYLSVSRRHEGSSEQWAGLRDMVGSSEQRAWSYGVGASSEQRTWSQGPGGSSDQRVWSHGPGGSSDQRTWSQGGAGGSSEQWVWAYGPAGAVSESWTWSRPSSSGQGR, encoded by the coding sequence ATGGCCGACCTCAAGAGCGTCACGGTGGAATACCTGCGGGAGCTCGCGCGCAAGCATCTGGGACGCGGGCATAGCAAGCTCAAGACCAAGAAGGACCTCCTCGATGCACTGGCCCGGCTGGTGCCGGGGCTCGCGAAGCTCGCGGGCGAGGAGGAGCCGGGGACCGCGAAGGCGGACGGGACGGCGGGGCAGTCCGTCAGGGCGTCCGTCAGGAAGCAGGTCCAGGAGAAGGTGGAACGGGCCCGGGAGAAGGTGAAGGAGACCCGGGAGAGGGTGAAGGGCGCCCGCAAGGTCCCCGGCGCCGTCTCCGCGGCCTCGCGCACCGGCACGCCCGAGGAGCGTCCGGCGCAGCCCATCGCCCCGGAGCGCGCCCTGCCCGGGGACGACGACGAGAAGACTCCCGTCCACCCCACGCCCCGGCCCGCCGAGGTGGTCAACTTCCCGCCCAAGCCCAAGCCCGCGGGAGGCCGGTCGTCGATCGACGACGAGCCCACCCTCACGAAGCCGCCGGCCCCCGAGTCCCCGCCGCCCGCCCTGGTGGACCCGCCCGTCCACTCGGAGCCACCCGCCCATGCGGAGCAGCACGTCCATGTGGCGCAGCACGCCGCGGAGCCGCTGGTGGAGGGCTTCTTCGTGGCGCGCATCGCGGGTGAGCAGGAGGCCTTCCGCCACCACCTCACCGAGTCGCAGCGCCGCCGGCCCGTCGAGGCGCTCGGTTCGCCGGATTATGACGAGCGGCTCGGCGAGCTGCCGATGGACTACGAGGACGACACGGCGCTGCTGATGCCGCGCGACCCGCACACGCTCTTCGTCTGCTGGGATTTCAGTGCCGAGGCCCGGCGCCGTGCCCTGGATGGGCTGGTGTCGCCGCGCGCCGTGTTGCGCGTCTACGACGACAGCGACGTGCTGGTGCGGGTGATCGACGTCGCGCTCGAGTCGCGCAGCTACTACATCCACGGGCTGCCCCCGGGCAGGCCCTACCGCGTGGAGGCCCACTTCGTCGGTGTTTCCGGCCGCTCGCGCCGCATCGGGCACTCCTCCAACCGCATCTTCCTGCCGCCCGCGGGCCCGTCCGAGGACACCTCGGTGCGCCTCCTGCGCATGCCGCCTGTCGTCGCCCCGAAGACCAGCGTGGAGGCGGTGGCCGCCACCGCGCCCACCCGCACCGCGGACGTCGAGGAGCGCGAGTACATCACCTGGCGCCGCGTGGCCCTGCCGGGCAGCGGTGGTTTCGAGGACATCCCCGAGCGGCACCGGGAGCGTGTCGGTCCCGGTGGTCCCGGCGCGCCGGGCGAGGGTGCGCCCGAGCAGGAGTACCTGAGCGTCAGCCGCCGCCACGAGGGCTCCTCCGAGCAGTGGGCGGGGCTGCGGGACATGGTGGGCTCCTCCGAGCAGCGGGCCTGGTCGTACGGCGTCGGGGCGTCCTCCGAGCAGCGGACATGGTCCCAGGGTCCGGGCGGGTCCTCGGATCAGCGGGTGTGGTCGCACGGTCCGGGTGGGTCCTCGGATCAGCGGACGTGGTCCCAGGGCGGCGCGGGCGGGTCCTCCGAGCAGTGGGTCTGGGCGTATGGCCCGGCGGGGGCTGTCTCCGAGTCGTGGACGTGGTCGCGCCCGTCCTCCTCGGGTCAGGGCCGATAG
- a CDS encoding glycosyltransferase: MSDLPRLLLCSFDVIPGPSGSSRRVTEYLKALPDRFSVVVLSVKTPDHSHIEKYQGARLLRVPVGSGDIASRIQAFERAVRRQLESEEYALVHFTDPFGGYALCELKGDYGYRLVYEAQGFPSQELRYTHPQLEGDKKFLSKARRQELFCLMNADLVITGSPSTRSFIHSLGVGQESVRVVRAPVDLGPYVPEALGAPDGSGPMRMMYLGSQVAWQGLAGLLRGLALAVREVDVRLTLVGPRHPDWQPHLEDLVSELGLGKHVEFQPPVAHDDVAKVLALADVGVLPLDDVDRNRVQGGALSKVSEYLAAGRPVLAADLPVARELVSSAAGVFYTPGDPQSLADRIIELARDVPRRVALGKQARTYAEQWLDAGLIRGQLLDIYDGLLGKRAVASGTTSEPEIHPTMMTGTPTNRVLALEGTVSAEPEPAPQAPREPPPASEHIPDTDPNHAPAREELPLVTGHILQEQEPGLDTRLVKTEPASARPDIPVVMGLPLREPPSALESALTEQEVRSTEPPVVLGLPLREPPSPAPAPASERPRPLLSEESPVPTPPALPPRASLLTRTVSSENRPATAPEAAPARPPALPPRKDERPASKPAEPPVLQPVETPPRLPPRPSLSIPPLPPRARPPSGSRPMPPPLLTPVEAPAVPPRVARAPAPAEEPEEISEAEAEEIQEVEGSPTPPHAHPLEEPEEISSAEIHEAETEAPPREPPESRLNPWFAQLAHGYCPPEGTHFARHTPPTTMPGRDEEPAPPPAPKAQGSVRGKPS; the protein is encoded by the coding sequence TTGAGCGACCTGCCCAGACTCCTGCTGTGCAGCTTCGATGTCATCCCCGGCCCGTCTGGATCCTCGCGCCGGGTGACCGAGTATTTGAAGGCATTGCCCGATCGGTTCTCCGTGGTGGTGCTCTCGGTCAAGACGCCGGACCATTCGCACATCGAGAAATACCAGGGCGCGCGACTGCTCCGGGTGCCGGTGGGCTCGGGGGACATCGCCTCGCGCATCCAGGCCTTCGAGCGCGCCGTGCGGCGTCAACTGGAGAGCGAGGAGTACGCGCTCGTCCACTTCACGGACCCCTTCGGCGGCTATGCCCTGTGCGAGCTCAAGGGGGACTACGGCTACCGCCTCGTCTACGAGGCCCAGGGCTTCCCCTCCCAGGAGCTGCGCTACACGCACCCGCAGCTCGAGGGGGACAAGAAGTTCCTCTCCAAGGCCCGCCGGCAGGAGCTGTTCTGCCTGATGAACGCGGACCTGGTCATCACCGGCTCCCCCTCCACGCGCTCCTTCATCCACTCGCTGGGCGTGGGCCAGGAGTCGGTGCGCGTGGTGCGCGCGCCGGTGGACCTGGGACCCTATGTGCCCGAAGCGCTCGGGGCGCCGGATGGCAGTGGCCCCATGCGGATGATGTACCTGGGCAGCCAGGTGGCCTGGCAGGGACTGGCGGGACTGCTGCGGGGACTCGCACTGGCCGTGCGCGAGGTGGACGTGCGGCTCACGCTCGTGGGCCCGCGTCACCCGGACTGGCAGCCCCATCTGGAGGATCTCGTCTCCGAGCTGGGCCTCGGCAAGCACGTCGAGTTCCAACCCCCCGTGGCCCATGACGACGTAGCCAAGGTGCTCGCGCTGGCGGACGTGGGCGTGCTGCCGCTCGATGACGTGGACCGCAACCGCGTGCAGGGCGGCGCGCTCTCCAAGGTGTCCGAGTACCTCGCCGCCGGCCGCCCGGTGCTCGCCGCCGACCTGCCCGTGGCCCGCGAGCTCGTCTCCTCCGCCGCCGGCGTCTTCTATACCCCGGGGGACCCCCAGTCCCTCGCGGACCGCATCATCGAGCTGGCCCGCGACGTGCCGCGGCGCGTCGCCCTCGGCAAGCAGGCCCGGACCTACGCCGAGCAGTGGCTGGACGCGGGGCTCATCCGCGGCCAGCTCCTGGACATCTATGACGGCCTGCTCGGGAAGCGGGCGGTGGCGTCGGGCACCACCTCCGAGCCCGAGATCCACCCGACGATGATGACGGGCACGCCCACCAACCGCGTCCTCGCGCTCGAGGGAACGGTCAGCGCGGAGCCGGAGCCCGCCCCCCAGGCCCCTCGCGAGCCGCCACCCGCCAGCGAGCACATCCCGGACACGGATCCGAACCACGCCCCCGCGCGCGAGGAGTTGCCGCTCGTCACGGGCCACATCCTCCAGGAACAGGAGCCGGGACTCGACACGCGCCTGGTGAAGACCGAGCCCGCCTCCGCGCGGCCCGACATCCCCGTGGTGATGGGGCTTCCCCTGCGCGAGCCCCCCTCCGCATTGGAGAGCGCGCTCACCGAGCAGGAGGTGCGCTCGACCGAGCCCCCCGTGGTGCTGGGCCTCCCCCTGCGCGAGCCCCCCTCACCCGCTCCCGCCCCCGCCAGCGAACGCCCACGTCCACTCCTCTCCGAGGAGAGTCCCGTGCCGACTCCGCCCGCCCTCCCGCCCCGCGCGAGCCTGCTCACCCGAACGGTGTCCTCCGAGAACCGGCCGGCCACCGCGCCCGAAGCCGCACCGGCGCGGCCTCCCGCGCTGCCTCCCCGGAAGGACGAGCGCCCCGCGTCCAAACCCGCCGAGCCTCCCGTGCTCCAGCCCGTGGAGACACCGCCGCGTCTGCCGCCACGTCCGTCGCTCTCCATCCCCCCGCTGCCTCCACGGGCCCGGCCGCCCAGCGGCTCCCGTCCCATGCCTCCACCGCTCCTCACGCCGGTGGAAGCCCCCGCCGTTCCCCCCCGGGTCGCGCGTGCCCCAGCCCCGGCCGAAGAGCCCGAGGAGATCTCCGAGGCCGAGGCCGAGGAGATCCAGGAGGTAGAAGGTTCTCCGACACCTCCTCACGCTCACCCACTGGAGGAGCCAGAGGAGATCAGCAGCGCGGAGATCCACGAGGCCGAGACGGAGGCGCCGCCGCGAGAGCCGCCGGAGTCGCGGTTGAACCCGTGGTTCGCCCAGCTCGCCCACGGGTACTGCCCTCCCGAGGGTACCCACTTCGCCCGACATACACCCCCCACCACCATGCCCGGACGTGACGAGGAGCCCGCTCCCCCACCCGCTCCGAAGGCCCAGGGGAGTGTGCGCGGCAAGCCCTCATGA
- a CDS encoding response regulator, which translates to MERRVLIVESQNDFALSMATVLKSAGYQTAMAATAADAQREMEKRRPDLIVVRAELPDQSGFTLCGQIKKGKWGQNLRVLLLSSDTGVEGLNQHRQTPGAADGYLLIPFEMGELASMSVGIVPPEEDAPQQAAGPGDGPPAIPPPLKGAPNPAGGPPRLPKRERRSAITEEDRGFLERSFQSIADRKAELLAESRQLKRPPPRRDLMGTPEGKVQLLRDELKTREAQIARISEIWNVRERELLSVEDRLHEKDVELQGLKMQVDDLLRRFNEAQQGMLQKEREHGATVDDLLLQKFSAEKDLIEVVASKEKDINVLRREVSSRDDELSRRAQELEHAREEYDKLEKHLGIVTLEFEVKEQKLTETVQAHEAELARRHQRIEGLEGELARTISERDQHYAELNGEIQALQERLAQTEQERDTTVRNLEARATAAEEHGAQADAEIVRITDERNALEARLNEQIAGLESDLARMTGERDQLQQDKDALESDLTQRLEEREAKVATLERELQETIARNEHHEAELNASIQQQMERVGELEGEVEAVKAHLADREAELTGEVEALTQARNELEAAKDAMEADLNGQLQALNEAVADRDTQISNLRGELDATTQTLTETQSTLAQTEETLATTRGELDATSQTLAETQGTLTETQATLADTQNRLAVTEETLASTRGELEATAQTLAETQGTLADTQATLADTQGRLAATEETLASTRGELEATTQTLTETQATLADTQGRLTATEEALASTRGELEATSQTLADTQNTLAQTEETLSSTRGELEATSQSLVETQGLLSRTEEALASTRGELEAAQQEITRVNGVLQETEALKAAMEEELSEQLGQVRNELAETQGGLAATRDALASEQAAHAQTQQQASATQAELEAQLAQARDQGQELEEQLFLTKQELGSRVSEVTQLSSQLSQSEDERHRLEERFNALTAESQRRIEFLEKDSASKQRELSDTFEKLNTMTQEKERQRETLSRELTARNEQLKALDARRQQDAEQAKRQLDELTRQAGALNSELDNARKQIAAREEQLRTAGNAQTKLQSERDGFAAQLGDAQAQLQALQQAQAQERAEAKRASDELAKKLAQAEARIAQANQEAQARVAEADGKVKEAQTQLTARAKKIQELELAVENAAGVKARVEKDLNAKLAAADAKANEAATKLAAAAKERKELEARQQKELEEVAARQKAELERRDALKAQEIARLQQSVQEKSKALKVAELELARYKTKSPVSSPGTPAAKAGAAKAAPAEEDESLVSTQLNPVTPAAPAPARAAARPAASKNAVKRSAAPPPVEEVSERTVVMQIPQEPAAASDEADWTSLVDELDKS; encoded by the coding sequence ATGGAGCGCCGGGTCCTCATCGTCGAAAGCCAGAACGACTTCGCCCTCAGCATGGCCACCGTGCTCAAGAGCGCGGGTTACCAAACGGCCATGGCGGCAACTGCCGCCGACGCACAGCGTGAGATGGAGAAGCGCCGGCCGGATCTCATCGTGGTCCGGGCCGAGTTGCCGGATCAGTCCGGCTTCACCCTCTGTGGGCAGATCAAGAAGGGCAAGTGGGGGCAGAACCTCCGCGTCCTGCTGCTGTCCTCGGACACCGGAGTGGAGGGGCTCAACCAGCACCGCCAGACGCCGGGTGCCGCGGATGGCTATCTCCTCATTCCCTTCGAGATGGGCGAGCTCGCCTCGATGAGCGTCGGCATCGTGCCGCCGGAGGAAGACGCACCGCAGCAGGCCGCGGGCCCGGGTGACGGTCCGCCGGCCATACCGCCGCCGCTCAAGGGTGCGCCCAATCCCGCTGGCGGCCCGCCCCGGCTGCCCAAGCGCGAGCGCCGCAGCGCCATCACCGAGGAGGATCGCGGCTTCCTGGAGCGCTCCTTCCAGTCCATCGCGGACCGCAAGGCGGAGCTGCTCGCCGAGTCGCGTCAGCTCAAGCGCCCGCCTCCGCGGCGTGACCTGATGGGCACGCCCGAGGGCAAGGTGCAGCTGCTGCGCGACGAGCTGAAGACGCGCGAGGCGCAGATCGCCCGCATCTCGGAGATCTGGAACGTCCGCGAGCGCGAGCTGCTGTCCGTCGAGGACCGGCTCCACGAGAAGGACGTGGAGCTGCAGGGCCTGAAGATGCAGGTGGATGACCTGCTGCGGCGCTTCAACGAGGCGCAGCAGGGCATGCTGCAGAAGGAGCGCGAGCACGGCGCGACCGTGGACGACCTGCTCCTGCAGAAGTTCTCCGCGGAGAAGGATCTCATCGAGGTGGTGGCCTCCAAGGAGAAGGACATCAACGTCCTTCGCCGCGAGGTGTCCAGCCGCGATGACGAGCTGTCGCGCCGCGCGCAGGAGCTGGAGCACGCGCGCGAGGAGTACGACAAGCTCGAGAAGCACCTGGGCATCGTCACCCTCGAGTTCGAGGTCAAGGAGCAGAAGCTCACCGAGACGGTGCAGGCGCACGAGGCCGAGCTGGCCCGCCGCCACCAGCGCATCGAGGGTCTCGAGGGCGAGCTGGCCCGCACCATCAGCGAGCGTGATCAGCACTACGCCGAGCTGAATGGGGAGATCCAGGCGCTGCAGGAGAGGCTGGCGCAGACGGAGCAGGAGCGCGACACCACCGTGCGCAACCTCGAGGCGCGCGCCACCGCGGCCGAGGAGCACGGCGCCCAGGCCGACGCGGAGATCGTCCGCATCACGGACGAGCGCAACGCGCTGGAGGCGCGGCTCAACGAGCAGATCGCCGGCCTGGAGTCGGATCTGGCCCGCATGACGGGCGAGCGCGACCAGCTGCAGCAGGACAAGGACGCGCTGGAGAGCGATCTCACCCAGCGACTGGAGGAGCGCGAGGCCAAGGTCGCCACGCTCGAGCGCGAGCTGCAGGAGACCATCGCCCGCAACGAGCACCACGAGGCCGAGCTCAACGCCAGCATCCAGCAGCAGATGGAGCGCGTCGGTGAGCTGGAGGGCGAGGTCGAGGCCGTCAAGGCCCACCTGGCCGACCGCGAGGCCGAGCTGACCGGCGAGGTCGAGGCGCTCACCCAGGCTCGCAACGAGCTGGAGGCGGCCAAGGACGCGATGGAGGCCGACCTCAACGGCCAGCTCCAGGCGCTCAACGAGGCCGTCGCCGACCGCGACACGCAGATCTCCAACCTGCGCGGCGAGCTGGACGCCACCACCCAGACGCTCACCGAGACGCAGAGCACGCTCGCGCAGACCGAGGAGACGCTCGCCACCACCCGCGGCGAGCTGGACGCCACCTCGCAGACGCTGGCCGAGACGCAGGGCACGCTCACCGAGACGCAGGCCACCCTGGCCGACACGCAGAACCGCCTCGCCGTGACCGAGGAGACCCTCGCGAGCACCCGTGGCGAGCTCGAGGCCACCGCCCAGACGCTGGCCGAGACGCAGGGCACTCTCGCCGACACGCAGGCCACCCTGGCCGACACGCAGGGCCGCCTCGCCGCGACCGAGGAGACCCTGGCGAGCACCCGGGGCGAGCTCGAGGCCACCACCCAGACGCTCACCGAGACGCAGGCCACCCTGGCCGACACGCAGGGCCGGCTCACCGCGACCGAGGAGGCCCTGGCCTCCACCCGGGGCGAGCTCGAGGCCACCTCGCAGACGCTGGCCGACACGCAAAACACGCTCGCGCAGACCGAGGAGACGCTCTCCTCCACCCGCGGCGAGCTGGAGGCCACCTCCCAGTCCCTCGTCGAGACGCAGGGGCTGCTGTCGCGCACCGAGGAGGCCCTGGCCTCCACCCGCGGCGAGCTGGAGGCCGCGCAGCAGGAGATCACCCGCGTCAACGGTGTCCTGCAGGAGACCGAGGCCCTCAAGGCCGCCATGGAGGAGGAGCTCTCCGAGCAGCTCGGCCAGGTGCGCAACGAGCTGGCCGAGACGCAGGGAGGCCTCGCCGCCACGCGCGACGCGCTCGCCAGCGAACAGGCCGCCCACGCGCAGACGCAGCAGCAGGCGTCCGCCACCCAGGCGGAGCTGGAGGCCCAGCTCGCCCAGGCGCGCGATCAGGGCCAGGAGCTCGAGGAGCAGCTTTTCCTCACCAAGCAGGAGCTGGGCAGCCGGGTGTCCGAGGTCACCCAGCTCAGCTCGCAGCTGTCGCAGTCCGAGGACGAGCGTCACCGGCTGGAGGAGCGCTTCAACGCGCTCACCGCGGAGTCGCAGCGCCGCATCGAGTTCCTGGAGAAGGACTCCGCCAGCAAGCAGCGCGAGCTGTCGGACACCTTCGAGAAGCTCAACACGATGACGCAGGAGAAGGAGCGTCAGCGCGAGACCCTCTCCCGCGAGCTGACGGCGCGCAACGAGCAGCTCAAGGCGCTGGACGCCCGCCGGCAGCAGGACGCGGAGCAGGCGAAGCGGCAGCTGGACGAGCTCACCCGTCAGGCCGGCGCGCTCAACTCGGAGCTGGACAACGCGCGCAAGCAGATCGCCGCGCGGGAAGAGCAGCTGCGCACCGCGGGCAACGCCCAGACGAAGCTGCAGTCCGAGCGTGACGGGTTCGCCGCGCAGCTCGGCGATGCCCAGGCGCAGCTCCAGGCGCTCCAGCAGGCCCAGGCGCAGGAGCGCGCCGAGGCGAAGCGGGCGTCGGACGAGCTGGCGAAGAAGCTGGCCCAGGCCGAGGCCCGTATCGCGCAGGCCAACCAGGAGGCCCAGGCCCGCGTGGCCGAGGCCGACGGGAAGGTGAAGGAGGCGCAGACGCAGCTCACCGCCCGCGCGAAGAAGATCCAGGAGCTGGAGCTGGCGGTGGAGAACGCGGCGGGAGTGAAGGCGCGCGTGGAGAAGGATCTCAACGCGAAGCTGGCCGCCGCGGACGCCAAGGCCAACGAGGCCGCGACGAAGCTGGCCGCCGCCGCCAAGGAGCGCAAGGAGCTGGAGGCGCGGCAGCAGAAGGAGCTCGAGGAAGTGGCCGCCCGTCAGAAGGCGGAGCTGGAGCGCCGCGACGCCCTGAAGGCCCAGGAGATCGCCCGCCTGCAGCAGTCGGTGCAGGAGAAGAGCAAGGCCCTCAAGGTCGCCGAGCTGGAGCTGGCCCGCTACAAGACGAAGTCGCCCGTGTCCTCTCCGGGGACCCCGGCCGCCAAGGCGGGTGCCGCGAAGGCCGCTCCGGCCGAGGAGGACGAGAGCCTCGTCAGCACGCAGCTCAACCCCGTCACGCCCGCGGCTCCGGCTCCGGCCCGCGCGGCCGCGCGTCCGGCCGCGTCGAAGAACGCCGTGAAGCGTTCCGCGGCGCCTCCGCCCGTCGAGGAGGTCTCCGAGCGCACCGTGGTGATGCAGATTCCGCAGGAGCCGGCGGCGGCCTCGGACGAGGCCGACTGGACGTCGCTCGTGGACGAGCTGGACAAGTCCTGA
- a CDS encoding AAA family ATPase gives MSPPSPKTETFTLSSVEDAEKRLAQVGYLPSPEIATASFLADRLEKPILVEGPAGVGKTELAKALAQALGREFIRLQCYEGLDEAKALYEWEYAKQLLYTQLLKDKIGEMVQGAGTLTEAADRLATSDAVFFSERFLLPRPVLKALLSDKPAVLLVDEIDKADPEFEAFLLEVLSDNAVTIPELGTFKAKHVPRVVLTSNNARELSDALKRRCLHLHIDFPDRERELRIIRSRLPEVSRTLAEQVVEAVAAIRKLDLKKAPSISETLDWVQSLALLNAESLTPDLVAATLNLVLKHEGDIEKAKSNLGQIAQA, from the coding sequence GTGAGCCCCCCCAGTCCGAAGACCGAAACATTCACCCTGAGCAGCGTGGAGGACGCGGAGAAGCGCCTCGCGCAGGTGGGATACCTGCCCTCGCCGGAGATCGCCACGGCGAGCTTCCTGGCGGACCGGCTGGAGAAACCGATCCTGGTGGAAGGCCCGGCGGGGGTGGGCAAGACGGAGCTGGCGAAGGCCCTGGCGCAGGCGCTGGGGAGGGAGTTCATCCGCCTGCAGTGCTACGAGGGGCTGGACGAGGCGAAGGCGCTCTACGAGTGGGAGTACGCCAAGCAACTGCTCTACACGCAGCTGTTGAAGGACAAGATCGGGGAGATGGTGCAGGGGGCGGGGACGCTGACCGAGGCGGCGGACCGGCTGGCGACGAGCGACGCGGTGTTCTTCTCGGAGCGGTTCCTGCTGCCGAGACCGGTGCTGAAGGCGTTGCTGTCGGACAAACCGGCGGTGCTGCTGGTGGACGAGATCGACAAGGCGGATCCGGAGTTCGAGGCCTTCCTGCTGGAGGTGCTGTCGGACAACGCGGTGACGATTCCGGAGTTGGGGACGTTCAAGGCGAAGCACGTGCCGCGAGTGGTGCTGACGTCGAACAACGCGAGGGAGCTGTCGGACGCGTTGAAGAGACGGTGCCTGCACCTGCACATCGACTTCCCGGATCGAGAGCGGGAGCTGCGGATCATCCGGAGCAGACTCCCCGAGGTGTCGAGAACATTGGCGGAGCAGGTGGTGGAGGCGGTGGCGGCGATCCGGAAGCTGGACCTGAAGAAAGCGCCGTCGATCAGCGAGACGCTGGACTGGGTACAAAGCCTGGCGCTGCTGAACGCGGAGTCGCTGACGCCGGATCTGGTGGCGGCGACACTGAACCTGGTGCTGAAGCACGAGGGGGACATCGAGAAGGCGAAGAGCAACCTCGGGCAGATCGCACAAGCCTGA